A single window of Sphaerodactylus townsendi isolate TG3544 linkage group LG03, MPM_Stown_v2.3, whole genome shotgun sequence DNA harbors:
- the LOC125427886 gene encoding uncharacterized protein LOC125427886 has product MDMPLEGSVAVPRPELLQLPVSAPQLCELRTAVSCFAEETVTLLSANGLLSQSLLRTPAAAAAQPKEPGGPSNTTRRKREFTPDERKDDGYWDKRKKNNEAAKRSREKRRVSDLALEGRVLTLLEENARLKAELLALKFRFGLIRDPVEPSGPVVPAASEPHRPVPTPQHYPPALEIPRYACPFRPEPPASSEDSGFSTPGSSSMGSPVFFEERDRPEEGIMYDGHCLVPDPSEDGADLGRVSRYDTGESVKGLPHKLRFKMAGGSEDMAGEPAGHYPPSPLVGAWRGPGAREEQRNAGAAPAGTAAFDGCCEMGASPAHLAPVQGSGYQTENSSLRNQLASLSAEVAQLKKLFSEQILIKMN; this is encoded by the coding sequence ATGGATATGCCTCTGGAGGGCTCAGTAGCGGTTCCTCGTCCTGAGCTGCTGCAGCTCCCAGTCTCGGCTCCGCAGCTGTGCGAGTTGCGCACCGCCGTCTCTTGCTTTGCCGAGGAGACGGTCACGCTGCTCTCCGCCAATGGCCTGTTAAGCCAGTCTCTTCTCAGGACACCCGCTGCTGCAGCGGCCCAGCCAAAAGAGCCGGGGGGGCCCTCCAACACCACCCGGCGTAAGCGAGAGTTCACCCCCGACGAGAGGAAGGACGACGGCTACTGggacaagaggaagaagaacaacGAGGCGGCCAAACGTTCTCGGGAGAAGCGGCGGGTGAGCGACCTGGCCCTGGAAGGGCGGGTGCTGACTCTCCTGGAAGAAAACGCACGCCTCAAAGCAGAGCTCCTGGCACTGAAGTTTCGGTTCGGTCTGATTCGGGATCCGGTGGAGCCTTCTGGGCCGGTGGTTCCTGCTGCCTCTGAACCCCACCGGCCAGTGCCCACACCCCAACACTACCCACCCGCTCTTGAGATACCCCGGTATGCCTGCCCCTTCCGGCCAGAGCCCCCGGCCAGCTCTGAGGATTCTGGGTTCTCCACGCCAGGCAGCTCGAGCATGGGAAGCCCAGTCTTCTTCGAGGAGCGCGACAGGCCCGAGGAAGGGATTATGTACGACGGGCACTGCCTGGTGCCCGATCCTTCCGAGGACGGAGCAGATTTGGGCCGAGTCAGCCGTTACGATACTGGGGAGAGCGTCAAAGGTCTTCCCCACAAGTTGCGTTTCAAAATGGCGGGTGGGTCAGAGGACATGGCTGGGGAGCCGGCGGGACATTACCCGCCCTCTCCACTGGTGGGAGCCTGGAGGGGCCCTGGCGCACGCGAGGAGCAGAGGAATGCGGGCGCTGCGCCTGCGGGCACAGCGGCGTTCGACGGCTGCTGCGAAATGGGGGCCTCTCCTGCCCACTTGGCGCCCGTCCAGGGCTCCGGCTACCAGACGGAGAACAGCAGCCTGCGGAATCAGCTGGCGTCGCTCTCGGCCGAAGTGGCTCAgctgaaaaaactcttctctgaacAGATCTTGATCAAGATGAACTGA